One window of Nymphaea colorata isolate Beijing-Zhang1983 chromosome 1, ASM883128v2, whole genome shotgun sequence genomic DNA carries:
- the LOC116248277 gene encoding 60S acidic ribosomal protein P1-like, with product MSAGELACTYAALILHDDGIPITAEKISTLVKSAKVNVESYWPSLFAKLLERRNVEDLILSAGSGGGGAAVAVSAPAGGGAADSGAAAAPAAEEKKEEPKEESDDDMGFSLFD from the exons ATGTCGGCCGGTGAGCTCGCCTGTACATACGCGGCTCTTATCCTCCATGACGATGGCATCCCCATCACA GCTGAGAAGATTTCTACTTTAGTTAAGTCTGCAAAAGTCAATGTTGAGTCATATTGGCCCAGCTTATTTGCTAAGCTTTTGGAGAGGAGGAATGTCGAGGATCTTATCTTGAGTGCTGGCTCtg gtggtggtggtgcagcTGTGGCAGTTTCAGCACCTGCTGGTGGTGGTGCAGCTGATAGTGGTGCTGCCGCTGCTCCTGCTGCCGAGGAAAAGAAG GAGGAGCCTAAAGAAGAAAGTGACGACGACATGGGCTTCAGCTTGTTTGATTAG